The Streptomyces sp. NBC_00102 genome segment GACGGCGCGCGCACCACCCTGAAGAACACGGCCGGCCCCTTCAGGCTCGGGTCCGTGGACAAGGACACCAAGACCGTCACCGTCGTCCGCGACCCCCGCTGGTGGGGCGGCGGGGCGAAGCTGGACAAGATCGTCTTCCGTGCGGTCGCCCCCCGGGACCGGGGCAAGGCGCTCGCCGCGGGCACCGTGGACGTGGCGGACATCGACGGGACCGAAGCGCAGCGCATCCGCCTCGCCGCCCGTGACGACAGCCGCAACGGCCGCCCTCTCACCCACGGCCCCCAGGCCGACCTCAGCCCCGCCGCCGCCCTGCGCTCGTGGGCGCTCGCCCACGGCTCCGACGAGGAGGCCGCCGAGATCGCGCAGGCCTCCCGGGAGAAGGCCAAGGAGGCGGTCGAGGCGTACGAGGCCGAGCAGGCGGGGCTGCGCTCCTACGTCGTCCGCAAGTCGCTGGAGCCCGCCTACACGCAGCTGGCGCTCAACGGGGAGTCCGGCCCGCTGGCCGACGAGCGGGTGCGCCGGGCGGTGGCCCGCGCGCTGGACCGCCAGGAGATCGCCGACTCCGTCCTGAAACCGCTGGGGCTGCCGTCCGAGCCGCTCGGCAGTCACCTCGCCATGCTCGGCCAGCCCGGTTACACGGACAGCAGCGGCGCCATCGGCGACCAGGACACCGCGGAGGCCCTGGCGCTGCTCGCGGACGCGGGCTGGACCCCCGGCGGCGCCCGGAAGCCCAAGGGCACCGAGGCCGGCAGCGAGGCGGAGAAGTCCGCGGCCGCGAAGGCCAGCGCCTCGGCGGACGCCGACGACCCGGAGGAGGAGACGGACGGCGCGGCGGGTGCGGAAGCGACGGAGACCGCGGAGGCCGCGGAGGCGACGGAGAGCGCGGAGGCCACCGGGAGCACGGACGCGGCGAAGACCGACTCCGGGAGCACGGACGCGGCGAAGACCGACTCCGGGGGCACCGGGCAGAGCGGCACCGGGAGCACCGCGACGGCGGACGGTACCGGCACGACCGGCACCGCGAAGGCGGACGGTACCGGCACCGACAAGACCGCGGCCGACGAGAAGGCCGACGCCGGGAACGCCGGGCGCTACGTCGTCGGGGACGACGGGAAGCCGGGCGACGACGACTCCGCCGCACAGGTGTCGCTCCAGGATCGCAAGGCCGGGGGCGCCCCCGGCCTGTACGCCCCCGTGGGCACCGCCGCGCCGCGGCCCGCGGCCCCGGCCCGGCACGCGCCCGTACGCGCCCGGATCGGCAAGGACGGAAAGACGCTGAGCCTGCGGTTCGTCCTCCCCTCGGGCCCCGAGTCGGCCTCCCTGCGCAAGGTCGGCGAGAAGATCGCCGCGATGCTCGACTCCGTCGGCATCTCCACGGTGATCACCAAGGTCTCCGACGCGAGCTACTTCAAGGACCACATCGCCTCCGGCGCGTACGACCTCGCCCTCTACTCCTGGCCGGCCAGCGCCTACCCCGCCACGGACGGCCGCCCCATCTTCGCCAAGCCGGTGCCGGCCTCCGACGGATCGCTGGTCGTCGAGCAGAACTACACGCGGGTCGGCACCGACTACATCGACCAGCTCTTCGACCGGGCCGTCGCGACCCTGGACCAGAAGACGTCCCGCGACCTGATGAAGCAGGCGGACGCCCGGATCTGGGCCGCCGCGGGCTCGATCCCGCTCTACCAGCGCCCGCAGCTGGTGGCGGTGGACAAGAGGCTCGTGAACGTCGGCGCCTTCGGCTTCGGGACGCCGCGCTACCAGGACATCGGCTTCAAGGACAAGAAGGCCGCGGGCGCCCCGGCGCGTCTGACCGAGTAGCCCGGAGCCGTACCCCGCGAAGTGCCCGCCGGATCTCCCGGCGGGCACTTCCGCGTTCCGGCGAGGTGACCGGGCAGTGCCCGGAGGACGGCCGTGGCGGGGTCCGGGCGGCCTTCGCGGGGGCCGCTCCGGCCCCGCCGCGGCCCTCCCGGTCCTGAATATCCGTTGAATCCTCGGGGAAGAGCGGTCTCGCGGATCGGGCCGGGAAGCCCCCCGCGCGGCTGGCCCGTACCATGGGACGAGCCGTGGCGTGTAAGCCCGGCGGGGCGTACGAGGACCTGAGACCGACTGCGACGCCTGATCCCACGATCCGAGAGAAGCGCATTCCACCCATGCCCACGCGCCACGACATCCGTAACGTAGCCATCGTCGCCCACGTCGACCACGGCAAGACCACGCTGGTCGACGCCATGCTCAAGCAGGCCGGTGCCTTCGCCGCACACGCCGCCGAGAGCCTCGACGACCGCATGATGGACTCGAACGACCTGGAGCGTGAGAAGGGCATCACGATCCTCGCCAAGAACACGGCGGTGAAGTACCACCCCAAGGCCGGCGGGGAACCCATCACGATCAACATCATCGACACCCCCGGCCACGCCGACTTCGGTGGCGAGGTCGAGCGCGGCCTGTCGATGGTGGACGCGGTCGTCCTGCTCGTCGACGCCTCCGAGGGCCCGCTGCCGCAGACCCGCTTCGTGCTCCGCAAGGCGCTCGCGGCGAAGATGCCGGTCATCCTCTGCATCAACAAGACGGACCGTCCCGACTCCCGCATCGCCGAGGTCGTCGACGAGACGTACGACCTGTTCCTGGACCTGGACGCGGACGAGAACCAGATCGAGTTCCCGATCGTCTACGCCTGCGCCCGTGACGGCGTCGCCTCGCTGACCAAGCCGGAGGACGGCACCGTCCCGACGGACAGCGTCGACCTGGAGCCGTTCTTCAACACCATCCTGGAGCACGTCCCGGCTCCGGAGTACGACGAGTCCGCGCCGCTGCAGGCCCACGTCACCAACCTGGACGCGGACAACTTCCTCGGCCGTATCGCGCTCTGCCGCGTCGAGCAGGGCGAGCTGCGCAAGGGCCAGACCGTCACCTGGATCAAGCGTGACGGCAGCCAGCAGAACGTCCGCATCACCGAGCTCCTCATGACCGAGGCGCTCACCCGCAAGCCGGCCGAGGTGGCGGGCCCCGGTGACATCTGCGCCATCGCCGGTATCGCCGACATCATGATCGGTGAGACGCTGGCCGACCCCGAGAACCCGATCGCGCTGCCGCTGATCACGGTCGACGAGCCGGCCATCTCGATGACCATCGGCACCAACACCTCGCCGCTGGTCGGCAAGGGCGGCAAGGGCCACAAGGTCACCGCCCGCCAGGTGAAGGACCGTCTGGACCGCGAGCTGATCGGTAACGTCTCGCTCCGCGTCCTCGACACCGAGCGCCCGGACGCCTGGGAGGTCCAGGGCCGCGGTGAGCTCGCACTGGCCATCCTGGTCGAGCAGATGCGCCGTGAGGGCTTCGAGCTGACCGTCGGCAAGCCCGAGGTGGTCACCAAGCAGATCGACGGCAAGACGCACGAGCCCATCGAGCGCATGACCATCGACTCGCCCGACGAGCACCTGGGCGCCATCACCCAGCTCATGGCGACCCGCAAGGGCCGCATGGAGACCATGACGAACCACGGCTCCGGCTGGGTCCGCATGGAGTGGATCGTCCCGTCCCGCGGCCTGATCGGCTTCCGTACGGAGTTCCTCACCCAGACCCGCGGCACCGGCATCGCGCACTCCATCTTCGAGGGCCACGAGCCGTGGTTCGGCGAGCTGCGCACCCGTCACAACGGTTCGCTCGTCGCCGACCGCGCCGGCTCGGTGACGCCGTTCGCCATGGTCAACCTCCAGGAGCGCGGCATCATCTTCACGGAGGCCGGCACCGAGGTGTACGAGGGCATGATCATCGGCGAGAACTCCCGCGCCGACGACATGGACGTCAACATCACCAAGGAGAAGAAGCTCACCAACATGCGTGCGGCGTCCGCCGACACCACGGAGAACGTGGTTCCGGCCCGCAAGCTGTCCCTGGAGCAGTCCCTGGAGTTCTGCCGCGAGGACGAGTGCATCGAGGTGACCCCGGAGACCGTGCGCATCCGCAAGGTCGTCCTGGACGCCAAGGAGCGCGGTCGCACCGCGTCGCGCGCCAAGCGCTGATCACATCCGGCCACGGCCGGAGCTGATCGACAACGGGTTTGAAACCCGATCACATGCATTGACATGAGGCTCGGCCTCCCGCGGATACTGCGGGAGGCCGAGCCTTCGTCAATTGATTTTCGTCACTTCCGCGTCCGGTTATCGGGCGTTGCTCTCCGAAACCTGTGTTAACAGTCCGTTTCGGGGGTGTCTGTCTGGACTCAGTTTGTCCGGATTTCGGTCACACGGCCCGTATCGATGTTGTCAAACCGAGACCCTTTAAGTGTGGTTTACGGTCCACTCGTACTTAATAGTTGGCTGCATTGAGCTCGGGTCAATGGGTCACGCACTGTGGGGAGTGTCGACCCGCGAGCACACGGGGCACACAGATCTTCCGCCGCCAGGGGTGTCGGCGTAAGACCGCTGGTGCCCGCTTCGTATGGAAGAACAAGTGGACTCATGAGGAGGAACCCATGCACGGTGCCGCAAGCGCCCAGTGGGTCACGTCGTCCGGCCGGCGCACCAGACGCCCACGATCCCTGGCGGTAAGTCAGGGGTCGGTGCGATCGCTGCACTGATCCGCCCGGCGCCCGATCTCCCGTATCGGTTCTCCGGGGTGAGTCCACCCTGGCCGCGGTCTACCCGCGCAGATCAGCCTCAGGCCTGCTCGCCGCTCCGTACGTTCCCGCACCCGCCCTCTCGTTCGGGCAACCCGGTGCAGGCGCAGTGCGGTTGACTCTTCGCATACTGCTGAAGAGGCGGCACGTGCGCGGGCCGGCGGCCATCAATTACATGTGAAACGGACGAATCATGACGAGTCCAACTGGGATTCAGGCCGAGGCCTCGGCTTCGGTTCTCGAGAAAGAGCCCGAGAAGCCGACCGGCCCCGCCAAGGTCGAGGGGCGCTCGCCGGGCCAGCTGATGTGGCGCCGCTTCAAGCGGGACAAGACCGGCATCGTGTCCGCGGTCGTGGTGATCGTGTTCTTCCTGGTGGCAGCTCTCGCCCCGGTGATCACCAAGCTGTACGGCAAGGACCCGTACACGCTCTACGGCCAGGACGACCCGAACCTGCTGGACATGTTCAACATGCCCTCCGGCGGTATGGGCGGCATGTCCCCCGAGCACTGGTTCGGCATCGAGCCGACGCTCGGCCGCGACGTCTTCGCCCAGCTGCTGTACGGCATGCGCACCTCGCTGTACACGGCGGTCGTCGCCACCGTGGCCATGGTGGTCATGGGCGTGCTGATCGGTCTCATCGGCGGGTACTTCGGCGGTAAGACCGACTACTGGATCGGCCGGGTCACCGACTTCTTCCTCGCGCTCCCGAGCCAGCTCTTCTTCGTCGCGGCGATGCCGGTCATCACGACCGTCTTCGTCGCCCCGGACGAGGAGACCCCGACGTACGTGCGCACCTGCGCCATCATCGCCGTGATGTGGCTGCTCGGCTGGATGGGCCTGGCCCGTCTGATCCGCGCCGTCACCCTCTCGCTCAGCGGACGCGAGTTCGTCGAGGCGGCCAAGGTCGCCGGAGCCTCCCCGTGGCGCATCATCCGCAAGGAGCTGCTGCCGAACCTCGTCACCCCGATCCTGGTGCAGTCCACGTACATGCTGCCCAGCACCATCCTCTCGGTCGCCTTTCTCTCCTTCGTCGGCGTCGGCTACGTCGAGCCGACGCCGGACTGGGGCCGGATGTTCTCCGTGGGCGCGAACGTCTACGAGCAGGACCCGGTCTACATGTTCTTCCCGGGTGTCGCCATGGTCGTCTTCGTTGTGGCGTTCAACCTCCTCGGGGACTCCGTACGGGACGCCTTCGACCCGAAGACGGGACGCTGATCCGAACCGCGGGGGAGCTGCCTCCCGGGCGCCGGCACCGACCGGACGTGCAGGGCAGCACAGTTGATCACTACTCACAGGCAGGTGGACTCGACTCCATGTCTATGCTCAAGAACCGTACGGCGAGAGCCGCACTGGTCGCGGTCGCGGCGGGCGCACTGACGCTCACCGCCTGCGGCGGCAACGACGACAACGCGGCCAAGGACAACAGCAAGACCAAGAAGGACGCGTCCTCGCAGTCCAACGCGGTCGTCCTCGGTACCGCCGCGGACTCCACCGGCCCGGCGGCCGAGG includes the following:
- a CDS encoding ABC transporter family substrate-binding protein, translating into MSHVGVPRGTVRKRRTLALFTAGVLTIPALAGCDSGGEKTATGVPQDIAPAVRGAIAQGSTLNWAVDAVPATLNTFQADADGSTTRITGALLPNLFPLDAAGQPKLNPDYLESAKVIDREPKQVVLYKLNQRAVWSDGREIGAPDFVAQWRALNGKDTAYWTARNAGYERIEKIERGHDDLQVRVTFSKPYGDWRSLFSPLYPKEVMGSPDSFNDGARTTLKNTAGPFRLGSVDKDTKTVTVVRDPRWWGGGAKLDKIVFRAVAPRDRGKALAAGTVDVADIDGTEAQRIRLAARDDSRNGRPLTHGPQADLSPAAALRSWALAHGSDEEAAEIAQASREKAKEAVEAYEAEQAGLRSYVVRKSLEPAYTQLALNGESGPLADERVRRAVARALDRQEIADSVLKPLGLPSEPLGSHLAMLGQPGYTDSSGAIGDQDTAEALALLADAGWTPGGARKPKGTEAGSEAEKSAAAKASASADADDPEEETDGAAGAEATETAEAAEATESAEATGSTDAAKTDSGSTDAAKTDSGGTGQSGTGSTATADGTGTTGTAKADGTGTDKTAADEKADAGNAGRYVVGDDGKPGDDDSAAQVSLQDRKAGGAPGLYAPVGTAAPRPAAPARHAPVRARIGKDGKTLSLRFVLPSGPESASLRKVGEKIAAMLDSVGISTVITKVSDASYFKDHIASGAYDLALYSWPASAYPATDGRPIFAKPVPASDGSLVVEQNYTRVGTDYIDQLFDRAVATLDQKTSRDLMKQADARIWAAAGSIPLYQRPQLVAVDKRLVNVGAFGFGTPRYQDIGFKDKKAAGAPARLTE
- the typA gene encoding translational GTPase TypA — protein: MPTRHDIRNVAIVAHVDHGKTTLVDAMLKQAGAFAAHAAESLDDRMMDSNDLEREKGITILAKNTAVKYHPKAGGEPITINIIDTPGHADFGGEVERGLSMVDAVVLLVDASEGPLPQTRFVLRKALAAKMPVILCINKTDRPDSRIAEVVDETYDLFLDLDADENQIEFPIVYACARDGVASLTKPEDGTVPTDSVDLEPFFNTILEHVPAPEYDESAPLQAHVTNLDADNFLGRIALCRVEQGELRKGQTVTWIKRDGSQQNVRITELLMTEALTRKPAEVAGPGDICAIAGIADIMIGETLADPENPIALPLITVDEPAISMTIGTNTSPLVGKGGKGHKVTARQVKDRLDRELIGNVSLRVLDTERPDAWEVQGRGELALAILVEQMRREGFELTVGKPEVVTKQIDGKTHEPIERMTIDSPDEHLGAITQLMATRKGRMETMTNHGSGWVRMEWIVPSRGLIGFRTEFLTQTRGTGIAHSIFEGHEPWFGELRTRHNGSLVADRAGSVTPFAMVNLQERGIIFTEAGTEVYEGMIIGENSRADDMDVNITKEKKLTNMRAASADTTENVVPARKLSLEQSLEFCREDECIEVTPETVRIRKVVLDAKERGRTASRAKR
- a CDS encoding ABC transporter permease codes for the protein MTSPTGIQAEASASVLEKEPEKPTGPAKVEGRSPGQLMWRRFKRDKTGIVSAVVVIVFFLVAALAPVITKLYGKDPYTLYGQDDPNLLDMFNMPSGGMGGMSPEHWFGIEPTLGRDVFAQLLYGMRTSLYTAVVATVAMVVMGVLIGLIGGYFGGKTDYWIGRVTDFFLALPSQLFFVAAMPVITTVFVAPDEETPTYVRTCAIIAVMWLLGWMGLARLIRAVTLSLSGREFVEAAKVAGASPWRIIRKELLPNLVTPILVQSTYMLPSTILSVAFLSFVGVGYVEPTPDWGRMFSVGANVYEQDPVYMFFPGVAMVVFVVAFNLLGDSVRDAFDPKTGR